The window ACGGCTTCTCACCCACCGCGTGAGCTGGCTTCGGTCGTCGGCGTCGTCGGGCAGGACCCGCTGGCCGGCTTCGTGACGGACACCGTCGAGGAGGAGCTGGCGTACGCGATGGAGCAGCTCGCGGTGGCGCCGGAAGTCATGCGCAAGCGCGTCGAGGAGACCCTCGACCTGCTGGGGATCGCGGAACTGCGGAACCGTCCACTTCGGACTCTGTCGGGCGGGCAGCAGCAGCGCGTCGCGATCGGCTCGGTGCTGACGGCGCACCCCGCGGTGGTCGTGCTCGACGAGCCGACGTCCGCACTCGACCCGACGGCGGCCGAGGACGTGCTGGCGGCGATCACCCGGCTGGTGCACGACCTCGGGACGACGGTGGTCGTCGCGGAGCACCGGATGGAGCGGGTAGCGCAGTACGCGGACCGGCTGCTGTACCTGCCGGGCGACGGTTCGGTGCGGTCCGGGCCGCCCGCCGAGATCCTGGCGACGTCGTCGATCGCCCCGCCGATCGCCGAGCTGGGGCGGCTGGCGGGATGGTCGCCGCTGCCGTTGTCGGTGCGGGACGCGCGGCGGGTCGCGGGGCCGCTGCGCTCGCGCCTCCAGAAATTGTCGGTGGTGGGTTCTACTCTCTCGGTGACCGGTCAAGCACTGGACGTGAGAGGGGTGGTGGTCCGATACGGAGATGTCCTGGCGGTGCGCGGGGTGGACCTGCGCGTCGGGCAGGGGGAAGTGGTCGCGCTGATGGGACGCAACGGCTCCGGCAAGTCGTCGCTTCTCTGGGCGGTGCAGGGCAGCGGCCCGAGGTCGGCGGGGAAGGTCGACGTCGGAGGCGCGGACCCCGCGTCGCTCAAGCCACGAGTGGCCCGTCAGCGCGTCGGGCTGGTCCCGCAGACCCCGGCCGACCTGCTGTACCTCGATTCGGTCGACGCCGAGTGCGCACAGGCCGACACCGAATCGGAGGTCGCGGCGGGCACGGCCCGGGCGCTGCTGGACCGGCTGGCCCCCGGGATCGCCGGTGAAGCGCACCCCGGCGACCTGTCCGAAGGGCAGCGACTGGCGTTGGTGCTGGCGGTCCAGCTGGCGTCGGCCCCGCCGGTCGTGCTCTTGGACGAGCCCACCCGCGGCCTGGACTACCACGCGAAACGGCGCTTCGCGGCGACCCTGCGAGAGCTGGCCTCGCAGGGCCACGCGGTGCTGCTGGCCACCCACGACGTCGAGTTCGTGGCAACGGTGGCCCACCGCGTGGTGGTCATGGCCGAGGGCGAGATCGTCGCGGACGGCCCGACCAAGGAGGTGATCGTCGCCTCCCCGGCGTTCGCGCCCCAGGTGGCGAAGATCCTGGCGCCCGAGCGGTGGTTGACGGTGGACGAGGTCGCCGAGGCGTTGGCATGAGGACGAAGGCGGAGGGGGTGGGGGCGGGGCGGGGGACACCGACTGCGGAGGTGCGGGCGGGTGCCTGGTGCCTCGGATCGCTCAGCGGCCGCCTCGGCCTGCCACGCGGGCTCGCCGGCCGAGGTGCCTGGCGAGCGCGGCTTGGGAGATGGTGGCGTGACCGGCTTCGTCGGCCTGCCACGCGCGGCCGCGGCGGCGGCATGACCGACTCTCTCGGCGCGTCGCGCTCAGCTTGGGAGGTGGTGGCGTGATCGGCTTCCGTCGGCCCGTCGCGCGTGGCTTGGGTGGCGTCGTGACCGTCCTCGGCCCGCCGAGCGTGGCTGGGGCGGCGGCATGACCGACTTCCTCGGCCCGTCGCGCGCTGTCCGCGTCACCCTTCAGCCCGCGCTGGTCCTCGGCACCGCGACCGTCCTCGGCCTCGCGATGTTCTGCTGGCCGCTCTTCGCGCACCCCTCGCCGACGGCAGCCGCGCACACCGTCGACGCGCCCTTCGTCTTCATGGCGACGTTGCCGGTGCTGATCCTCGTCGTCCTCGCCGAGATCTCCCGCGGGGGCATCGACGCCAAAGCGCTCGCCCTCCTCGGGGTGCTCTCGGCAGTCAATGCCGGACTGCGGCCGCTCGGGGCCGGGACCGGTGGGATCGAGCTGGTGTTCTTCCTGCTCGTGCTCGCCGGGCGGGTGTTCGGGCCGGGCTTCGGGTTCGTGCTCGGCTCGACGTCGCTGTTCACGAGCGCGCTGCTCACCGCCGGCGTCGGGCCGTGGCTGCCGTTCCAGATGCTCGCGTCCTCGCTCATCGGGCTCGGTGCCGGGCTGCTGCCGCGGAAACCGCGGGGGAAGGCGGAGATCGTCCTGCTCGTGGCGTATGGCGTCTTCGCGGCCTACTTCTTCGGGCTCCTCATGAGCCTGTGGTCGTGGCCGTTCCTCGCCAGCGCCGACACCCAGCTCGCGTTCGTGGCCGGTGCGCCGTTGCTGGACAACCTGCACCGGTTCGCGGTGTTCACCGTCCTGACTTCGACGCTCGGCTGGGACACCGGCCGCGCGATCACGAACGCGGTCGCGATCGTCCTGCTCGGGCCGGCCGTCCTGGCGGTGCTGAGGCGCGCCGCCAGGCGGGCCGCGTTCGATGCGCCCGTGCGGTTCGACGAGACTCAGCTGTAGGAGTAGAAGCCCCGGCCGGACTTTTTGCCCAGCAGGCCCGCGTCCACCATGCGCAGCAGCAACGGCGGCGACGAGTACAGCGGCTCCTTGAACTCCGCGTACATCGAGTCCGCGATGGCCTTGATCGTGTCCAGCCCGATCAGGTCCGACAACCTGAGCGGCCCCATCGGGTGGGCGGTGCCCAGCTCCATGCCGCGGTCGATGTCCTCCGCCGACGCGAAGCCCGACTCGATCATGCGGATCGCCGAAAGGAGGTACGGCACCAGCAGCGAGTTCACGATGAACCCGGCGCGGTCCTGGGAACGGATGACCGTCTTGCCCAGCGCCGTGGTCGCGTGCTCCTCCGCGCGGCGGGCCGTCTCCTCGCTGGTCAGCAGCGAGGGCACCAGCTCCACCAGCGGCAGCACCGGCACCGGGTTGAAGAAGTGGATGCCGACCACCTGCTGCGGCCGGCTCGTCGCCATGCCCAGCTTCATGATCGGGATCGACGACGTGTTGGACGCGAACAGCGCGTCCTCCGCCTCGACGATCTTGTCGAGCTGGCGGAAGACGTCGACCTTCGCCTGCTCCTGCTCGAGGATCGCCTCGACGACCAGTTCGCGGTCGGCGAACTCGGCGATGTCCGTCGTGAAGCGGAGACGGCTCAGCGCCGCGTCGGCGTCCTCCGGGGAGAGCTTGCCGTTCTTGACGCCGCGTTGCAGCGACTTCTCGATCCGGGCCTTGCCCGCGTCGAGCGCCGGCTGGTTCACCTCGGTGACCACGACGTCCAATCCGGACCGCGCGTGCACCTCGGCGATGCCGGACCCCATGAGGCCCGCCCCGACGACTCCAACCCGACTTACCACCGGCTCACTCCTTCATCCGCTTCGCAGACCCGCGCTCTTGACACGATTGTGGGCAGCACGCAGCACGCGAGGGCGGTCGCCGGATGTGTCCCGGCTACGCCCTCGCGCGGTTACGCGTGCTCAACGACGGTACTCGTCGTACCCGTCGTCGTACGGGTCTTGATCATCGCTGTCGGACTCCTCGTGGTGGACACTGGAGGAGTTACTCGACAGCTCGCGCTGCAAAGCATCGAAGTCGGTCTCGTGCGAGCTGTACTTGAGCTCGCGCGCCACCTTCGTCTGCTTGGCCTTAGCCCGGCCGCGCCCCATGGCTCGACCCCCTCGCACAGGGGCGGGGCGGCCGGGGGAATCGGCGGCCCCGCATCGTCTCGACAATTCTTTCCTGCTCACACCGTACCGTGTCCGGGGGGTTCGATGCGACGTGGCACGGTGTGCCGGTGGTGACAGTGTCCGCCGGACACCGGTTACCGGCCGGTCGGTGGCGATCGGTGCAGGTAGGCGTGCCACGATCTACTCGTGCTCCGTCCCTTCGTGGCCTACTTGCGGGTGTACGAACCCCTGCTCGCCCTGGGCGACCCGCCGGACGAACGGCTGCGTGCGGCCGTCGCGGCGGCCAAGCTCCGGCCGACGGACGCGGGCGCGCGCGAGCAGGCCATGTGGCTCAAGTCACAGGTTGCCGCGCCACGGCGGCTGCTGCCCGCCGAGCTCGCCGACGGACGTCCCGCGCCGAGCCTGCAGACCGACGTCCTGGTGCTCGCCGCCGAAGACGTGCCGGACGGCAAGGGCGAGCACGGGCCGTTCGTCTGCCCGCTCGAACTGCGGGCCCGGTCGGCCGCCGCGCTGGTCACCTTCCTCGGCGACGCGCACCCGGCGCTGAAGAACGTCGTCCTCGACGAGGGCGGCTTCACCCAGGAGTCGATCCGCGCGCGGACGAAGTCGGCGATGGCCGACCTGAGCACGTCGGCGTCGCACACGCTGTCGACGACCTGGACCGTCCCGCTGCCGTGGTTCGTGCTGATCGACCCGGACGAGCGTCGGCTGGTGCTCGGCAGCGGCCGCGACGACCCGAAGCGCGAGCTCTCGTGGCGCACCACCCTCGCCGACGCGCAGCACCGGGCCCGCGAGGCCGGCGAGCTGCTGGAGCAGACGTTCGGGGATTCGGGCCCGGGACGCGTGCTGTTCGAGACGCGCCGCTGGCTGGACAACTTCCACGCGGACTCGGTGGTCGAGCTCGACTACGGCGGGCTGGTGCAGTTGTTCGCGGACCCGATCCTGGAGTCCGACAACACCGCGGACGAGGTGCACGACATCCTGGACGCCCTGCGCTCGGGCAACGTCGAGGAGCTGGCGGAGCTGTTCTCCGACCTGCGCGAGTTCTGGGGCGACCTGGCAGCGAAGGAAAGCTCGAACTAGCCGGGGCGACGCTTTCCGTCCCCGAAACTGTCGGTGCGTACCGATAGCGTGGAAAACGGGGGCTGCTCAGCCGCGCAGCTCCGGCACTCGCACTTCGCCCACCGGGCGCCCGCCGCCGAGCACCGAGCCGAGGGCCAGACCCTCGAGCCCCGCAACGTCCACGCCCAAGTACCGCAACGCCTCGACCACCAGTGGCGCGCAGGCCCGCTTGTTGCCGTCGTCGATCTTCATCGCCGCCGCGAAGCCGTCCGGGAGCGCGAACGCGTGGACGCCCTCCGCGCCGCCCTTGGACACCAGACCGTCCACGGCGGACATCAGCTCCGTGTTCTCGCGGCCCGTTCCCGCGACCAGCCACGGGTGCGCGTGCATCGCGGTCGCCACGGAATGCTCCGGTCCGGACGAGGCGAGCGCCACCCGCCCGAACGCGCGGGCCAGCCCGGTCAGGGAGAACGCGAACAGCGGCGCGCCGCAGCCGTCGACACCCGTGTGGGCGATCGGCTCGCCGGTCAGCTCGGACACCGCCGACGCGATCGCCTGCTGCAGCGGATGGTCCGGGGCCTCGTACCCCGAGGTCGGCCGGCCCGCGCGGACGCACGTCGTCAGCATCGCCGTGTGCTTGCCCGAGCAGTTCATCATCACGCGCCGCGGCTCGGCGGCGTCGCGCATGCTCGGGACGTGCAGCGGGAAGTCGGGTGGGCACGCCAGGTCGTCTTCCTGAAGTCCGGCCGCGGCGAGCAGCTCGAGGACTTGCTTCACGTGACCCGGCTCGCCGGAGTGCGACGCGCACGCCAGGGCGAGGTCTTCGCCGGTGAAGTCCAGGCCCGCGCGGAGCATCCCGACGGCCTGCAGCGGCTTGTTCGACGAGCGCGGGAAGAACGGCGAGGTGACGTCGCCGAGGGCGAGGCGGGCGTCACCTTCGGGGCCGGTGATCACGAGCGCGCCGCGGTGGACGCTTTCGACGAAACCGGATCGGACGACTTCGGCGAGGACCGGGTTCGTCACTGCTCGCCGCGCCCGCCTTCGTTCTCCAGCAGTTCGTCCACAGTGGCCGAACCCTGCTGGTAGCGCTTCGCGATCTCCGCGTTCAGCGTGTCCATCACGCCTTGGACCTCGCGCCGGAAGGAGGACACCGACAGCTCCTCGCTGGCGTAGGTGTCCAAAGCGGAGGCGAGCTTCTCGTCCGTCAAGGACTCGACGTCGGTCAGGTCGGTGTCGCCGATCAGGGCTTCGGCGTGCCGCCGGTGCTCGCCGGCGCGCGACGGTTCGAGCTGCTGGTGGCGCCCGGAACCCGCGGCCGGGCCCAGCGCGTTGTCCGCCAGGATCGTGGCCAGCTGGTCGACGATGCTCGACTCGCCGCCCGAGCTGCGCCGCGCCTGCTCGGCTCGGACGATGTCGATCCGGGCGTGCAGGAGACGGCGCAGGTAGGACAGATCCGTCTCTTCCTGCGCGGCTTCGTCGCGCCGCTCGCGCAGCACCTTCAGCGGCAGTTCACCCAGGCCGCTGAGGTACCCCGGGCCGAGCACGCGGTCGATCCGCCGCCTGCCGCCGGGCCGCACTTCGATCACAGCGCAGTTTATCCCGGTTGAGCGTGATCTCGCTGTCAGGGGCTTTCCTTCAGCCACGAAGTTGCGCTGCCGCCGCACGGCCGGGGGCGGGCTGCTCGGACGGGACGGAATCCGGGTCGATCGCGGCTTGGACGAGGTTGTCCTCGGACCCGGCCAGCAGCTCGGCACCGACCGGCGTCGAGCGCTTGACCAGCGCCAACGCGATCGGCCCCAGCTCGTGGTGCTGGATCACGGTGCCGATCCGGCCGACGGTCCGGCCGTCGAGCAGCACCGGGTCGCCGGGTTCGGGCGTGACCTCGGGCGAACCGTCCAGGTGGAGCAGGACGAGGTTGCGCGGCGGGCGTCCCACG of the Amycolatopsis sp. NBC_01488 genome contains:
- a CDS encoding ABC transporter ATP-binding protein; this encodes MIEFSRVTVTYPDASRPVLSDVSLQVEEGELCLVAGPTGAGKSTFLGAVNGLVPHFTGGLLAGRVLVNGLDTASHPPRELASVVGVVGQDPLAGFVTDTVEEELAYAMEQLAVAPEVMRKRVEETLDLLGIAELRNRPLRTLSGGQQQRVAIGSVLTAHPAVVVLDEPTSALDPTAAEDVLAAITRLVHDLGTTVVVAEHRMERVAQYADRLLYLPGDGSVRSGPPAEILATSSIAPPIAELGRLAGWSPLPLSVRDARRVAGPLRSRLQKLSVVGSTLSVTGQALDVRGVVVRYGDVLAVRGVDLRVGQGEVVALMGRNGSGKSSLLWAVQGSGPRSAGKVDVGGADPASLKPRVARQRVGLVPQTPADLLYLDSVDAECAQADTESEVAAGTARALLDRLAPGIAGEAHPGDLSEGQRLALVLAVQLASAPPVVLLDEPTRGLDYHAKRRFAATLRELASQGHAVLLATHDVEFVATVAHRVVVMAEGEIVADGPTKEVIVASPAFAPQVAKILAPERWLTVDEVAEALA
- a CDS encoding 3-hydroxybutyryl-CoA dehydrogenase; the protein is MVSRVGVVGAGLMGSGIAEVHARSGLDVVVTEVNQPALDAGKARIEKSLQRGVKNGKLSPEDADAALSRLRFTTDIAEFADRELVVEAILEQEQAKVDVFRQLDKIVEAEDALFASNTSSIPIMKLGMATSRPQQVVGIHFFNPVPVLPLVELVPSLLTSEETARRAEEHATTALGKTVIRSQDRAGFIVNSLLVPYLLSAIRMIESGFASAEDIDRGMELGTAHPMGPLRLSDLIGLDTIKAIADSMYAEFKEPLYSSPPLLLRMVDAGLLGKKSGRGFYSYS
- a CDS encoding DUF3073 domain-containing protein, whose product is MGRGRAKAKQTKVARELKYSSHETDFDALQRELSSNSSSVHHEESDSDDQDPYDDGYDEYRR
- a CDS encoding RsiG family protein, which gives rise to MIEVRPGGRRRIDRVLGPGYLSGLGELPLKVLRERRDEAAQEETDLSYLRRLLHARIDIVRAEQARRSSGGESSIVDQLATILADNALGPAAGSGRHQQLEPSRAGEHRRHAEALIGDTDLTDVESLTDEKLASALDTYASEELSVSSFRREVQGVMDTLNAEIAKRYQQGSATVDELLENEGGRGEQ
- a CDS encoding ECF transporter S component, whose translation is MTDFLGPSRAVRVTLQPALVLGTATVLGLAMFCWPLFAHPSPTAAAHTVDAPFVFMATLPVLILVVLAEISRGGIDAKALALLGVLSAVNAGLRPLGAGTGGIELVFFLLVLAGRVFGPGFGFVLGSTSLFTSALLTAGVGPWLPFQMLASSLIGLGAGLLPRKPRGKAEIVLLVAYGVFAAYFFGLLMSLWSWPFLASADTQLAFVAGAPLLDNLHRFAVFTVLTSTLGWDTGRAITNAVAIVLLGPAVLAVLRRAARRAAFDAPVRFDETQL
- a CDS encoding asparaginase, with translation MTNPVLAEVVRSGFVESVHRGALVITGPEGDARLALGDVTSPFFPRSSNKPLQAVGMLRAGLDFTGEDLALACASHSGEPGHVKQVLELLAAAGLQEDDLACPPDFPLHVPSMRDAAEPRRVMMNCSGKHTAMLTTCVRAGRPTSGYEAPDHPLQQAIASAVSELTGEPIAHTGVDGCGAPLFAFSLTGLARAFGRVALASSGPEHSVATAMHAHPWLVAGTGRENTELMSAVDGLVSKGGAEGVHAFALPDGFAAAMKIDDGNKRACAPLVVEALRYLGVDVAGLEGLALGSVLGGGRPVGEVRVPELRG